The genomic segment GGCGTCCTGCCCGAAGAGGGGATGCCAGCCGCTCGCGTCCTCCACGAAGAGCCCTCCCAGTCCGGGTCCTCCGCCGACATCGAATGGATCCATCCCCCATGGTCGCCGAGTGTGATGGTCGCCGAGGTCGCCTCGGAGAATCAGGGCCGGCCTCCGCTTCGCTAGGAAATCGATCCGTCCCTCGTAGGCGCGGTAGGCGATGGGGAGCGACTCGAAAGCGATCGAGGCTCCGAAGTGGGGATCGACGCGGATCTCCTCGCGCCACGGCAAGGGGTGGGCCGGATCGATCTCGATCGTCACGCGGGAGGCCTCCGCATGGGGAGCCGCTTCCAACGCAGGGAAGTAGATCGCGTCGGGAAGTCCGTCGGCATCCCAGTCCTCCGGCTGGCCCGCGACCCGGCCGCCCGGGAACGTCAGTTCGACGTTCGAGAGGAGATCCAGATCCTTCCGCTTCTTCTCCGGGATCGCCCCGACGTCGAGAATGAGGGCCGTTCCGGGAACGATGGCCTGCTCAGGACTCCAGACGGCGGAGGGTTTGCCCTCCGCCGGATCCAGGGCCAGGAAGCCGCCACCCAGATCCCAGAGGGAGAGATCGTAGAGGTAGCGCTCCGTCTCGAGGCTCTTCTCGGCCGCGACGGCTATCGGCTCTCCCCTGTCGCGGGCCTCCGTCCACCAGCGTCTCACATGCCCCCGCGCGCCGGCGATTCCGCTTCCTCCGAGCTGATCGAGGTCCCATCGGGCCTGCTTGCGCGCTTCCCCGAGGCGATCCCGCCAGGCCTCGCGCATCGCAGGCGTCCCCGTGGGTAGGCGGCGGGGCGCCTCGTTCCTCAGGATGACCGCGCGCTCGCGGCGGGGCGTCGACTCGGCGGCCCACGTCCATGCGTCGAAGTAGCCGTTGCCGTCGGCGTCCGTCATCGTGATTGTCCTCCGGATGCCGGGATCGCCTGCCAGCGCGACGGTGATCTCCCCTCGCTCCGCGCCCAGGAGATGGATCCTGCGGTCCACTTCGCTGAAGTAGAGGCCGAGCCTCCCCGAGTTGTCGGCGTCGATCTCGTAGCGCTTGTTCGCCCGGCCGCAAGCGGGACCGCCGATCTGAGGGACGCCCATGAACGGCTCGGCGATCACGCCCTCCCATCTCTCGCGCGTCGGAACCTCGGACTCGGGGGCGACGTTGCGGTCCACCTC from the Candidatus Eisenbacteria bacterium genome contains:
- a CDS encoding DUF4861 domain-containing protein, producing the protein CYLVDLRGDGILDRVIDYVDDDRDGDPDRMDLYEITPGGIGADGIGVTVVFDLDDDNRLLALTDYDYHANRDMWRSDFSGNACLVAGIRDQVSGRWTSVFENPFCFYDDDNDGLTDEALRFEGTDLAIRSMRWSFDADGDATEESPHDFDFSLNAVGQIRAPESFAHELPMRDGGILRFVAWDKARDLARWGLWRSALLVWDEVDRNVAPESEVPTRERWEGVIAEPFMGVPQIGGPACGRANKRYEIDADNSGRLGLYFSEVDRRIHLLGAERGEITVALAGDPGIRRTITMTDADGNGYFDAWTWAAESTPRRERAVILRNEAPRRLPTGTPAMREAWRDRLGEARKQARWDLDQLGGSGIAGARGHVRRWWTEARDRGEPIAVAAEKSLETERYLYDLSLWDLGGGFLALDPAEGKPSAVWSPEQAIVPGTALILDVGAIPEKKRKDLDLLSNVELTFPGGRVAGQPEDWDADGLPDAIYFPALEAAPHAEASRVTIEIDPAHPLPWREEIRVDPHFGASIAFESLPIAYRAYEGRIDFLAKRRPALILRGDLGDHHTRRPWGMDPFDVGGGPGLGGLFVEDASGWHPLFGQDAYRSQRVVASGPARAVIESVVEAAGVRATRRWSLTPGDHAIVEDLLIDLSQGVDSVRIAAAIPSLSENGYFRVPSGIWSYGESIVEAGAIGLAGCALDDRDALISRVGGDVALVFRCGSMETIRLAWMAGAVSHGDSTADAWRIRSERVLSGHKDRPVSRAIR